AATGGTATGGTCATACATGAATGACCATATCTGCTTGAAAGCCCTCAGTACAGTTGCTGAATGAGGCACGTATCAGGGAGAGGGTTAAGTTGAAGAGATCAAGAAGAGGATTTCTCCCCTTTACCCGAAGATCTGCAAGGAGTCACATGATGTCAAAAGAAATTCCATCATCCCCTGGTGCAGTGGATTTGACAGTGTAAAGGCTTCTAGAAGTTTGTCACTGAAGTAGTGCATCAGCCTTGTCTAATTGTTGGCACTGACATTcagtttaatttttatttaatttaagaaAGCACCTGCATATAGATAATGTATGATCATCAAGAGAAGAATCCTGATAGCATTTATTGATGGATGTAGCTATTTTTTCTAGATGTGAGGGTGGGGAGCTGCATCATATGCATTGCCTTTAAGGCAGCTGCCTGCTCAAATCCACCCTCCAGCCTGCAGGTGCTTGAAGTCAGCCACCAGCAAAGGAACATGTATAGTGTAtcattaaaaatttatatatatatatatatatatatagaatttgcaTGGTAGGGAGTTCATTGGATTTCCAAATAATTCAATGTATGGATTAGTagataactttttctttttctagataTCCTTTCACAATTACAGCATTTTCAATACATTTTGATACCAAGAGACTTCTTTCTTAGGTTACAGTCTGTGCAATCTCTTACTTTTCATTTAAAGAGGATAATATTGCCTgcatagattttattattattgtaatgaccTATTTTGGATATCCcacaaatgtatataagtatgttctCTCATTTAAACAGGAAACCCAGCAAATGGCCTCACCTTTTCGGCAACGGTCAACCTTCCTTCCTCGTACCTCTCCCCAACACCTTCACCAGATGAGCTCGTAATCCGAGGCAGGGGCCGGAGATCCCTCCCCCTAGAGTGGTCTCCCATCCCCATAGAGAGCCCTGTGAAGCGTATGGAGAAGACCCCCCTCAAGAGGTCTCCGGGCAAAGGCATGATTGTCCTCCGATCTTCTCCGAGAAAGAGGCTGCAGCTCAGCGACACTCCACCCAAGGAGCTCCTGGAGAGTAGACGGGTATGTTTGGTGCAGGGTGGTGTAGAGAGGGAAGGGTCATCTTactgtttttgtaattatttaaaGGTGGGATTCCTGGAATTAGGTAAGATATTGAAGAAGTGCCAGTGGTATCACTAAATATTTTATCAAGTTTTCTTAATGAAAAtgtgttctgttgttgttatgttatgaTATGAAATGATTGCTGGACTGATAAAATTCAGCAAGTTGATGCATTGCCTGCAGAAGAACAATTGCTTATAAGTTTGCAGTCAGTTACAATGATTTGCTTATGAGGATAAGCGTAGATAGAAATTGCAACTTCATTTCCCAGTTAATGTTATAgatgctttgttttatttttatagatgATGATGCAGATGTCACCCATTGTAAAGAAATGCCGCAGTTTGACAGTCTCGCCAGTTCAGTCTCCACCAGAAGTTGCTATAAAGGGACTGACACAACACCAGCTGGTTGATGTTCTCAACAGTGTCTTGGAAAGGCATCCAGAGCTAAAAGGCAGGTGGTTCCTGTGATTGTgatatttctctttgtctgtctgtctctgtctgtctgtttgtcggtctctcttcacttaccttcccctccattccatacttgcctttctccctcacccttttcctttctcctctctcactcatccacttTTGCTGTCTCCTCCCTGTCCCATTTTCCTactttcctctatccttctcctcctcttcccctctccatctccctctttccctttccttccccctccctccctccccttttgatCTCTTTCTGCTTGTACAAGTAGTTCCtttggagagagtgagtgagtgtgagagtaagtgtgtgtgtgtgtgtgtgtgtgtatttgagtgtgtatgtgtgtgaaagcgtgcgtgcacgtgcatgcatatttgatttttttcatgttttgctGGTTTTCAAACATTTTTTCCTTGTCTCATTTGTTATGTGGCCTTTCCAGACGAGATATCAGACATCCTGCCCCAGCCCGATTTGAAGCAAATGGAAGAGAAACTGAACCAGCAGAAGAAGTGCATCTTCAAGGCACTGCCAGTTTCACGATTAGCCTCCAAGACTGACTCTCCAGCTTATAACAAGGCATCCCCACATTTGTCAAATTTCAAGGTTTGTAATTTGTATTACAGGGGTTGGTATTGATTTTTTGGCTATTTTatggtatttgtttatttgttgattaacccattcgtcccgggtgtcacatatatgagacacaaggaaaaaataaacagtttcgggctgcccgccagtgcgatgctgtctcggagccgtgctccgcggcaaaagcggTGGGCgaccgggcgggcggacagactccggggaagctccgcccgccgattttgtagcttcccggatttttttaatttaggctacaaaatgtaccccggcgcgggtgggttaagGAGGTCTTTTTGTTACAGTCAGCATCATGATGGCACaactatgtttattttttatttttagtttgcaAATAAattctcttcattttattcttatttcttccctCTGATCTCTCTACCCCTAAGCCATTCAATGAGTAAAATTCACATTTCCTAAGTCAGTTATTCATAGTCAGAAATTATTTACTTAGTCTAATGCAATCAACAGAAAACTGTACAGGAGCAGTGCACCCAGCTGGCCGAGGCTGAGCAGTGGGCAAGCCTTATTGACTACACTCTCATTGCGTGGTCCTATGTCCGTGCGACACCCCAGTGGGATGCGTCTCATCACAACAACACCCGGCGCTTCTGTTTCAAGACTCTTGCACAGTATTGCCTCCAAGGTCTGAAGGAGGTCAAGTGGAATAGGGATCAGCTGGAGAACTTGTTGAAGAAGTAAGAGAATGTT
This genomic stretch from Penaeus vannamei isolate JL-2024 chromosome 28, ASM4276789v1, whole genome shotgun sequence harbors:
- the LOC113812915 gene encoding uncharacterized protein; this translates as MAEGVVLLGPSGGEPVAHRTRGALEEIPRPATFTLRQTGNPANGLTFSATVNLPSSYLSPTPSPDELVIRGRGRRSLPLEWSPIPIESPVKRMEKTPLKRSPGKGMIVLRSSPRKRLQLSDTPPKELLESRRMMMQMSPIVKKCRSLTVSPVQSPPEVAIKGLTQHQLVDVLNSVLERHPELKDEISDILPQPDLKQMEEKLNQQKKCIFKALPVSRLASKTDSPAYNKASPHLSNFKKTVQEQCTQLAEAEQWASLIDYTLIAWSYVRATPQWDASHHNNTRRFCFKTLAQYCLQGLKEVKWNRDQLENLLKKLEQCRSDHDEVEHCIEHVQTVLSNMQ